CAACACAAGCAAGCTTGCGTGCAAACTCCTGAGCACACCCCTCCCTTTAAGTTTCCATTTAGGTTGAAAGAACTTGACTTTGGCAAACAAACCACTGATTATAAGCTACAAAATTCAGGTTTTATAGCATAAACTGAAAGGGCCTTTTTGCACGGAAAGCTCTTCAAGGCCTTGGCACAGACACCATTTCGGAAATTAGgcttaattttaaaatatcatcTTGTAATGTGTTTGGGTTCTACACACAGTTGCCTACTCGCTTGGAAATGGGTAGATTTGATAGCTGATGGATTTGTCATAGCTGAGTCCCTTTAGTTATAGTTTAGTTATTGTGCTTGAAATGGTTCTCgtccaaacaataaaaagtagaCAAATGCAGTGCCACTTTAAAGCTTGTGAAACAACCTGCCATGTGATTTACAATATTGCATTGGCTGATTCTATAGTGAAACTCACAAATTCACTGTTTGGCTGTGGTTTTGACAGTCGTTTTTCCTGGAGCACAGAGTGGCTGAAGTAACTGTTTTTGAACCTTGGCCCATTCAGTTAAAGCAATAACAGATGAAGATTCAGGggaacttttctttttctcacaaaaATCCAATAGCATTTTCAAGGGTGTTGACCTGCTGTTTATTATCCATGTTTGATTGTCATTAAGTTTGGATTTAACATGCTGTTTATATGTCAAGTCTCACTGAATCGCTctaatttatgtaaataatttgtCATCTACAGGAGAGATCAGGTGCTATTGCGATGCGCCGCACTGCGTTGCCACAGGATACATGTGCAAGTCGGAGCTTAATGCTTGTTTCACCAAGCTGCTGGACCCACTTAATTCAAACTCCCCGTTAACACACGGGTGTCTAGACCCGCTATTAAACTCGGTGGATGTGTGCACCAAGAAGAACATGGATGTTTTAAATGGAGGCTCATCTCCCATTGAGTGCTGTCATGATGATATGTGCAACTACCGGGGACTACATGACATTGCGCACACTCGGAGTGACTCTACAGGTAAGAAAATTGTCCTGTTTCATTGTTCAAAGTTCCTTATTAAATTCTGGGTACACTGACGTAATGGTTTGTGGAGGTGCATTAGAACTCAGTACTGTAAAAGTAGTGTTTGTTGTTGTCCTTAAAATTGGGGTTATTTCAGTTTAGGTCAAATTGTACTAGCACCATGCCTTGTGATGGCTtattatacacaaacacatctttTACAGCTCCTATATCTTCAGGCAGCTGTCTGATATTTAATGGGTTCCAGTGCACAGTGAGCATGTGGGTAGTAGGCAATTTACCTTTGAGCGCTTGGATACAGATCACATACTTTTTATTGCTTGTGGATCATGTAATTTTCCCACTGTGCTGGAATGCACCTCTCAGAGTATCCCTTAACAGAGAACACTTTAGTCACATTAATAAAAGCAGCGGTTATGAAAAGCTGGACATTGTAGACATTAGatgattacattttttgcatttttacgCTGCTACATTGCCTGCATGTATATTCCATTTGATAATGAAcgctttcttttctctttcagacCGATACCAGTCAGACAGCTCCAACCAGAACTTGATCACACGGGTTCAGGAGTTAGCCTCGGCGAAAGAGGTTTGGTTCCGGGCAGCAGTGATTGCTGTGCCCATCGCTGGAGGCCTCATCCTGGTGCTGCTGATCATGCTGGCGCTCCGGATGCTGCGCAGCGAAAACAAGCGGCTTCGGGCCCAGAGGCAGCAGATGCTCTCCCGTCTGCACTACAGCTTCCACGGGCACCACCACGCCAAAAAAGGACACGTGGCCAAGCTGGACTTGGAATGCATGGTCCCCGTGACAGGACACGAGAACTGTTGCTTGGGCTGCGATAAGATGCGGCAGGCCGAGCTGAGTCTGGCAGGGGGCAGCGGAGGGGGTGAGCGCTTTCTCTCGCTCGTGCACTGGGGGATGTACACGGGCCACGGCAAACTGGAATTTGTATGACTACTTCTTGGTGCCTCCAATGTTGCAATTGGACTCTAAGAAGGAGGCTGAGGACACTGTTTATGCTTGAACTGCATAGCGTTTGTTgtactgttattattgttattattattattatttgcatttgtaattttattgttttcttccCCTTGTACATGGAGCGAGACATTGAAAGGACACACGTCTTGTTTATGTTTTTCCCCTCGATGGAGCACTTTACTTGAATTAGAACTTGAGAGGGCGGAGTCG
This portion of the Pygocentrus nattereri isolate fPygNat1 chromosome 13, fPygNat1.pri, whole genome shotgun sequence genome encodes:
- the bambia gene encoding BMP and activin membrane-bound inhibitor (Xenopus laevis) homolog a, giving the protein MDRHSSLVSLWFQLELCAMAVLLTKGEIRCYCDAPHCVATGYMCKSELNACFTKLLDPLNSNSPLTHGCLDPLLNSVDVCTKKNMDVLNGGSSPIECCHDDMCNYRGLHDIAHTRSDSTDRYQSDSSNQNLITRVQELASAKEVWFRAAVIAVPIAGGLILVLLIMLALRMLRSENKRLRAQRQQMLSRLHYSFHGHHHAKKGHVAKLDLECMVPVTGHENCCLGCDKMRQAELSLAGGSGGGERFLSLVHWGMYTGHGKLEFV